The genomic window TTAAAGCTCATGCCCACCAGGCCTCCCAGCCAGACCCCCAGCAGAGGCAGCCAGAAGGTTGCCTCTGGCATAACGCCCATGCGCCCACCCAGCGCCACCGTTAGCGCAAAAACGCCGTAGTTAAGCAGGCCACCCAGCGCAAAGACCGAATAGAACCGCCATAAATCCGCCAGCAGATGACGAAAGCGCCGCTGATGATGGAAGGTAAAATGGCGGTTCAGAAAATAACCGGCGGTCATGGCCATAAAGTACGAGAACACCCGTGCCAGATAGACATTGGCATCCAAACCTTCATGCAGCCCGTATAGCGCGCCGATATCGATCAGGGCGATGCTACAGGCCACCATGGCAAATCGCCCAAAGGTGGCCAGAGAACTGCTGGATGTTAGAAGACGCTTGATCATGCCTTGATTTTATCTGGCCTGCAGCAGGATACCAGCGGGTAACCTTCATCCTCCAGGCGCTGGGCCAGAGCAGCGATATGGGCAGGGCCGACTTCGCAGCAACCGCCCACCAGAGTAGCGCCCTGCTTAATCCAGCCCAGGGCAATCTCGGCGTAGGCAGCCGGGGCCAGATCCTTGCGCGAGGTCAGCTTGTCCACGGTGCCCCCCGGTTGCAGCGGTGCCACTGAGGTAAAGCCATTGGCGTAGCCGCCAAAGGGTACGCCCAGCCCGGACAACTCGCCCATGGCAGCCGTCACTGCTTCAGGTACCGAGCAGTTGACCAGCACCGCCTCGGCGCCTGCGGCAACCACCGCCTTGGCCGCAGCGGCCAGGGGCTCACCAGAACGCAGCCGGGTGCCATCGCCGTCATCCAC from Halomonas sp. CH40 includes these protein-coding regions:
- a CDS encoding GtrA family protein — protein: MIKRLLTSSSSLATFGRFAMVACSIALIDIGALYGLHEGLDANVYLARVFSYFMAMTAGYFLNRHFTFHHQRRFRHLLADLWRFYSVFALGGLLNYGVFALTVALGGRMGVMPEATFWLPLLGVWLGGLVGMSFNYVFSHKLVFKEP